One region of Thunnus albacares chromosome 20, fThuAlb1.1, whole genome shotgun sequence genomic DNA includes:
- the ankrd22 gene encoding ankyrin repeat domain-containing protein 22 isoform X1: MGLVYSEPACQAAYDGDVHQLYELLTNNPKLLNVKEEHTGDTPLIAACRQGNRRAIHYLLENQADVHLTNKKQRTCLHYVSKKTFSALDYLMICVLMPILLLGYFLMLQKQREHAAVMEELLSSSVNVDAVDYKGNTALHYVCQRKSHRLVPLLLHRNAAADVKNNDGETPLDIATRLKFTKIICLLKKTQ; encoded by the exons ATGGGGCTGGTTTACTCGGAG CCGGCCTGTCAGGCGGCGTATGACGGAGACGTCCATCAGCTGTACGAGCTGCTGACGAACAACCCGAAGCTCCTGAACGTGAAGGAGGAACACACCGGAGACACGCCCCTCATCGCCGCCTGTCGCCAAGGCAACCGGAGGGCAATACACTACCTGCTGGAAAACCAGGCCGACGTCCACCTGACCAATAAG aaGCAGAGGACGTGTCTTCACTACGTCTCCAAGAAGACGTTCTCTGCGTTGGATTATCTGATGATCTGCGTCCTGATGCCCATCCTGCTGCTGGGATACTTCCTCATG ttacaGAAGCAGAGGGAGCACGCAGCTgtgatggaggagctgctgagCAGCAGCGTCAACGTCGACGCCGTCGACTAC AAAGGAAACACGGCTCTTCACTACGTGTGTCAGAGGAAGAGTCATCGTCTGgttcctctgctgctgcacagaaacGCCGCCGCCGACGTCAAGAACAAC GACGGAGAGACGCCGCTGGACATCGCCACCAGACTGAAGTTCACCAAGATCATCTGTCTGCTGAAGAAGACCCAGTGA
- the ankrd22 gene encoding ankyrin repeat domain-containing protein 22 isoform X2 codes for MGLVYSEPACQAAYDGDVHQLYELLTNNPKLLNVKEEHTGDTPLIAACRQGNRRAIHYLLENQADVHLTNKQRTCLHYVSKKTFSALDYLMICVLMPILLLGYFLMLQKQREHAAVMEELLSSSVNVDAVDYKGNTALHYVCQRKSHRLVPLLLHRNAAADVKNNDGETPLDIATRLKFTKIICLLKKTQ; via the exons ATGGGGCTGGTTTACTCGGAG CCGGCCTGTCAGGCGGCGTATGACGGAGACGTCCATCAGCTGTACGAGCTGCTGACGAACAACCCGAAGCTCCTGAACGTGAAGGAGGAACACACCGGAGACACGCCCCTCATCGCCGCCTGTCGCCAAGGCAACCGGAGGGCAATACACTACCTGCTGGAAAACCAGGCCGACGTCCACCTGACCAATAAG CAGAGGACGTGTCTTCACTACGTCTCCAAGAAGACGTTCTCTGCGTTGGATTATCTGATGATCTGCGTCCTGATGCCCATCCTGCTGCTGGGATACTTCCTCATG ttacaGAAGCAGAGGGAGCACGCAGCTgtgatggaggagctgctgagCAGCAGCGTCAACGTCGACGCCGTCGACTAC AAAGGAAACACGGCTCTTCACTACGTGTGTCAGAGGAAGAGTCATCGTCTGgttcctctgctgctgcacagaaacGCCGCCGCCGACGTCAAGAACAAC GACGGAGAGACGCCGCTGGACATCGCCACCAGACTGAAGTTCACCAAGATCATCTGTCTGCTGAAGAAGACCCAGTGA